Genomic DNA from Spirochaeta isovalerica:
AGAATTAAAAATGTACATTCTGTAAAGGGGAGAAATATGACAATATCTGAAATTCTAAAACAGAAGAAAAGCGCTATTTATACGGTCACTGATAAGGCGACTGTCAGAGAAGCTGTGATCATTATGAATGAGAAAAAGATAGGTTCTCTCATAGTTGAAAATGAGAAAAAAGAAGTCGCCGGAATTATCACGGAAAGGGATATTTTATCCAAAGTCTGTCCCCGCGATGACAGCTGGCAGAAGTCTGTCATTGAGGTTATGACTCCCCGTGAAGAACTGATCATCGGTATGACCGATGACACCGTCTCCTATGTCATGAATATTATGACTGATAAGAGGATCCGCCATCTCCCCGTATTCGAAAAAGATAAACTGGTAGGTGTGGTTTCAATCGGTGATGTTGTCAAAAATGTAATGGAACTCTCCGAGACGGAAGCGAAATTGCTCAGGGAGCATATCATGAATCCCTA
This window encodes:
- a CDS encoding CBS domain-containing protein yields the protein MTISEILKQKKSAIYTVTDKATVREAVIIMNEKKIGSLIVENEKKEVAGIITERDILSKVCPRDDSWQKSVIEVMTPREELIIGMTDDTVSYVMNIMTDKRIRHLPVFEKDKLVGVVSIGDVVKNVMELSETEAKLLREHIMNPYGINIP